One genomic region from Mangifera indica cultivar Alphonso chromosome 17, CATAS_Mindica_2.1, whole genome shotgun sequence encodes:
- the LOC123200097 gene encoding profilin-4-like, protein MSWQTYVDDHLMCDIGGGQHLTAAAIIGHDGSVWAQSSSFPKCKPDEITNINKEFEDPGHLAPTGLFLGEAKYMVIQGEPGAVIRGKKGSGGVTIKKTGQALVFGIYEEPVTPGQCNMIVERLGDYLIDQGL, encoded by the exons ATGTCGTGGCAAACTTACGTAGATGACCATTTGATGTGTGACATCGGAGGCGGCCAGCACCTCACTGCTGCTGCTATCATTGGCCATGATGGTAGTGTTTGGGCCCAGAGCTCTTCCTTCCCCAAG TGCAAGCCTGACGAAATCACAAATATCAACAAAGAATTCGAAGACCCGGGTCACCTTGCCCCAACTGGCTTATTTCTAGGGGAAGCAAAGTACATGGTGATCCAGGGAGAACCTGGAGCTGTCATTCGTGGAAAGAAG GGATCTGGAGGGGTCACCATAAAGAAGACAGGTCAAGCTCTGGTGTTTGGGATCTATGAAGAACCAGTGACTCCAGGGCAGTGCAACATGATTGTGGAAAGGTTGGGAGATTACCTCATTGATCAGGGCCTGTAG
- the LOC123201158 gene encoding phosphatidylglycerophosphate phosphatase PTPMT2-like isoform X2 codes for MKIEELDDVGFERNDDACKRKQIAGVDAKRALVGAGARILFYPTLLYNVFRNKIQAEFRWWDEVDQFVLLGAVPFPKDVPRLKQLGVGGVITLNEPYETLVPTSLYHAHGIDHLVIPTRDYLFAPSIVDIRRAVDFIHRNSSSGRTTYVHCKAGRGRSTTIVLCYLVECKHMTPAAALEYVRSRRPRVLLAPSQWKAVQEFSRQRPTATAYSTSGDAVLITKADLEGYHGPSDNNDRKELVVVSRTTRTRPMMTILSCLFASWKVSAVSGPVTGRRPETRVY; via the exons ATGAAGATCGAGGAATTGGACGACGTGGGTTTTGAGCGAAACGACGATGCTTGTAAGAGAAAGCAGATTGCGGGGGTTGACGCCAAGAGAGCGTTGGTGGGAGCGGGTGCTCGGATCCTCTTTTATCCGACCCTTTTGTATAATGTATTTCGTAACAAAATTCAGGCTGAATTCAGATGGTGGGACGAAGTTGATCAG TTTGTTCTGTTGGGTGCGGTTCCGTTCCCTAAGGACGTTCCCCGGTTGAAGCAACTGGGTGTTGGTGGAGTCATCACTCTCAATGAACCTTATGAAACTCTCGTTCCCACGTCCTTGTATCAT GCCCATGGGATTGACCACCTAGTAATTCCTACAAGAGATTATCTCTTTGCTCCTTCGATTGTCGATATTAGGAGAGCTGTTGATTTCATTCACA GGAATTCATCTTCTGGTAGAACTACTTATGTTCATTGTAAAGCTGGCCGAGGAAGAAGTACCACCATTGTGCTTTGCTATTTG GTAGAGTGTAAGCACATGACACCAGCTGCTGCCTTGGAATACGTACGATCTAGAAGACCTAGAGTGTTGCTGGCCCCATCACAGTGGAAG GCAGTTCAGGAATTCAGCAGGCAAAGACCTACTGCTACCGCATATTCTACCTCAGGTGATGCAGTTCTAATAACAAAAGCAGATCTTGAGGGGTATCATGGCCCTTCTGATAATAATGATCGAAAGGAGCTGGTCGTTGTATCCAGAACAACGAGGACGCGGCCCATGATGACTATATTGTCATGCCTCTTTGCATCTTGGAAAGTTTCTGCTGTTAGTGGACCTGTCACTGGGAGGCGGCCTGAGACACGCGTTTACTAA
- the LOC123201158 gene encoding phosphatidylglycerophosphate phosphatase PTPMT2-like isoform X1 gives MKIEELDDVGFERNDDACKRKQIAGVDAKRALVGAGARILFYPTLLYNVFRNKIQAEFRWWDEVDQFVLLGAVPFPKDVPRLKQLGVGGVITLNEPYETLVPTSLYHAHGIDHLVIPTRDYLFAPSIVDIRRAVDFIHRNSSSGRTTYVHCKAGRGRSTTIVLCYLVRFCFVDARLFVYLKLYLLQVECKHMTPAAALEYVRSRRPRVLLAPSQWKAVQEFSRQRPTATAYSTSGDAVLITKADLEGYHGPSDNNDRKELVVVSRTTRTRPMMTILSCLFASWKVSAVSGPVTGRRPETRVY, from the exons ATGAAGATCGAGGAATTGGACGACGTGGGTTTTGAGCGAAACGACGATGCTTGTAAGAGAAAGCAGATTGCGGGGGTTGACGCCAAGAGAGCGTTGGTGGGAGCGGGTGCTCGGATCCTCTTTTATCCGACCCTTTTGTATAATGTATTTCGTAACAAAATTCAGGCTGAATTCAGATGGTGGGACGAAGTTGATCAG TTTGTTCTGTTGGGTGCGGTTCCGTTCCCTAAGGACGTTCCCCGGTTGAAGCAACTGGGTGTTGGTGGAGTCATCACTCTCAATGAACCTTATGAAACTCTCGTTCCCACGTCCTTGTATCAT GCCCATGGGATTGACCACCTAGTAATTCCTACAAGAGATTATCTCTTTGCTCCTTCGATTGTCGATATTAGGAGAGCTGTTGATTTCATTCACA GGAATTCATCTTCTGGTAGAACTACTTATGTTCATTGTAAAGCTGGCCGAGGAAGAAGTACCACCATTGTGCTTTGCTATTTGGtaaggttttgttttgttgatgcAAGGTTATTCGTCTATTTGAAAT TATATCTTCTGCAGGTAGAGTGTAAGCACATGACACCAGCTGCTGCCTTGGAATACGTACGATCTAGAAGACCTAGAGTGTTGCTGGCCCCATCACAGTGGAAG GCAGTTCAGGAATTCAGCAGGCAAAGACCTACTGCTACCGCATATTCTACCTCAGGTGATGCAGTTCTAATAACAAAAGCAGATCTTGAGGGGTATCATGGCCCTTCTGATAATAATGATCGAAAGGAGCTGGTCGTTGTATCCAGAACAACGAGGACGCGGCCCATGATGACTATATTGTCATGCCTCTTTGCATCTTGGAAAGTTTCTGCTGTTAGTGGACCTGTCACTGGGAGGCGGCCTGAGACACGCGTTTACTAA
- the LOC123200816 gene encoding profilin, with protein MSWQAYVDDHLMCDIEGNHLAAAAILGQDGSVWAQSANFPQLKPEEVTGINNDFNEPGTLAPTGLYLGGTKYMVIQGEPGAVIRGKKGPGGVTVKKTSMAFVIGIYDEPMTPGQCNMIVERLGDYLVEQGL; from the exons ATGTCCTGGCAAGCTTACGTCGATGACCATCTGATGTGCGATATTGAGGGCAACCACCTCGCTGCTGCTGCCATCCTCGGCCAGGACGGCAGCGTTTGGGCCCAGAGCGCCAACTTCCCTCAG TTGAAGCCTGAAGAAGTTACTGGCATCAATAATGACTTCAATGAACCTGGTACACTTGCACCAACTGGACTATATCTTGGTGGTACGAAGTATATGGTGATCCAAGGGGAGCCAGGAGCTGTCATTCGAGGAAAGAAG GGACCTGGTGGTGTTACTGTCAAAAAGACCAGCATGGCCTTTGTCATTGGTATCTATGATGAGCCAATGACTCCTGGACAGTGCAACATGATTGTCGAAAGGCTTGGTGATTATCTTGTGGAACAAGGTCTTTAG
- the LOC123200114 gene encoding uncharacterized protein LOC123200114, translating into MDPCPFVRLIVESLALKLPLAAAKPAGSGVHPSATPCFCKLKIKNFPSQTALLPLSTSPNDAPPESSTCALGFHLDAAAIRRLSAKPVTLRVSVYTGRNGSTCGVKSGKQLGHVHVIIDLSGAESKPIVFRNGWLKLGSEPQKPSTRLHLLVRSEPDPRFVFQFGGEPECSPVVFQIQGNNNIRQPVFSCKFSSDRNSRSRSLLSDYTTNDTNNRRWMRTFSGERERQGRVRERKGWMIMIHDLSGSPVAAASMITPFVPSPGSDRVSRSNHGAWLILRPHGFSVSSWKPWGRLEAWRERGPIDGLGYKFELVTDGGPSNGISIAEGTMNVKMGGQFCIDSRIIRDSLGSLRSPVKGFVMGSTVEGEGKISKPVVQVGVQHVTCMADAALFIALSAAIDLSMDACRLFSHKLRKELCPDEQDVFS; encoded by the exons ATGGATCCCTGCCCGTTCGTACGTTTGATTGTCGAATCTTTGGCTCTCAAGCTCCCACTCGCCGCCGCTAAACCTGCCGGTTCCGGGGTTCACCCATCGGCCACTCCATGTTTCTGCAAGCTAAAGATCAAGAATTTCCCTTCACAAACTGCTCTCTTACCTCTCTCCACCTCTCCCAATGATGCTCCACCCGAATCTTCCACCTGCGCCTTGGGTTTCCACCTCGACGCTGCTGCCATCCGCCGCCTCTCAGCCAAGCCCGTCACTCTTCGCGTCTCTGTCTACACGGGTCGCAATGGCAGCACGTGCGGAGTCAAATCCGGCAAGCAGCTAGGGCATGTGCATGTAATTATCGACCTTTCAGGAGCCGAATCTAAGCCAATTGTGTTCCGTAATGGGTGGCTGAAACTGGGCAGTGAGCCCCAAAAGCCTTCCACCAGGCTTCACTTACTGGTCCGGTCTGAGCCAGACCCCCGGTTCGTCTTCCAGTTCGGCGGCGAACCAGAGTGTAGCCCTGTGGTCTTTCAGATTCAAGGGAATAACAACATCAGGCAGCCTGTATTCAGCTGCAAATTCAGTTCTGACCGAAACTCAAGATCCAG ATCTCTGCTATCAGATTACACCACCAATGACACCAACAATCGACGATGGATGAGAACATTTTCCGGCGAAAGAGAGCGACAAGGAAGAGTGAGGGAGCGAAAAGGGTGGATGATAATGATACACGATTTATCGGGCTCTCCCGTGGCAGCCGCCTCAATGATAACTCCATTTGTTCCTTCACCAGGATCCGACCGTGTCTCCCGTTCAAACCACGGCGCATGGCTGATCCTCCGCCCTCACGGGTTCTCCGTAAGCAGTTGGAAACCCTGGGGCCGTCTCGAAGCGTGGCGTGAGAGAGGCCCCATTGATGGGTTAGGTTACAAGTTTGAGCTCGTTACAGATGGTGGCCCCAGCAACGGAATCTCCATTGCTGAAGGGACGATGAATGTCAAAATGGGAGGCCAGTTTTGCATTGATAGTAGAATTATAAGGGATTCTTTGGGGAGTTTAAGGTCTCCGGTTAAAGGATTCGTCATGGGTTCAACTGTAGAAGGCGAAGGAAAGATTAGCAAACCAGTGGTTCAAGTTGGGGTACAGCACGTCACTTGCATGGCTGATGCTGCATTGTTTATAGCTCTTTCGGCTGCCATTGATCTCAGCATGGATGCTTGCAGACTCTTCTCACATAAACTTCGAAAAGAGCTTTGCCCAGATGAACAAGATGTCTTCTCTTAA
- the LOC123200118 gene encoding leucine-rich repeat extensin-like protein 4, giving the protein MEKSWVLAFLLLQLISTEAGFGVGVGIGIGFGNAGGGGGGGGGTGVWIGTASPSGSSDLNAAYTALQAWKSAIVDDPFGILQTWVGSDVCSYKGVFCSATPTQFVSGIDLNHANLQGTLVNELSVLTDMTLLHLNSNRFSGTIPETFKDLTSLQELDISNNNFSGFFPTVTLYMPNLVYLDLRFNSFSGNLPEDLFTKGLDAIFVNNNQFTGELPQNLPSSPASVINLANNRFTGSIPAGLAFTNSRLKEILLLNNQLTGCIPQGIGLFSDLQVFDVSYNSLMGHLPDSISCLNGIEVLNLAHNELSGELPDLVCSLKSLMNLTVAFNFFSGFSQQCAKLFFRNVGFDFASNCIPGRDLQRPQPDCSSIPGGGLSCLRVPSVQPLVCGSLLGNSAHQTP; this is encoded by the coding sequence ATGGAGAAAAGCTGGGTGCTAGCTTTTCTCCTGCTCCAGCTGATCTCCACAGAAGCTGGCTTTGGTGTTGGCGTTGGTATTGGCATCGGTTTTGGCAATGCTGgtggcggcggcggcggcggcggaGGAACAGGCGTTTGGATTGGTACTGCAAGCCCAAGTGGTTCAAGTGATCTCAATGCTGCTTACACTGCTCTCCAGGCATGGAAATCTGCAATTGTTGATGACCCATTCGGGATTCTGCAGACATGGGTTGGCTCAGATGTTTGTTCTTACAAAGGAGTATTTTGTTCAGCAACACCTACCCAATTTGTCTCAGGAATAGATCTCAATCATGCAAATCTTCAAGGTACTCTTGTCAATGAACTCTCTGTACTCACAGACATGACTTTGCTTCACCTCAATAGCAATAGATTTTCAGGCACAATTCCTGAAACTTTCAAAGATCTCACATCTCTCCAGGAATTAGACATCAGTAATAACAATTTCTCTGGTTTTTTTCCTACTGTCACTCTCTACATGCCAAACCTTGTTTATCTAGACCTTAGATTCAATAGCTTCTCTGGAAATCTCCCTGAAGATCTCTTCACCAAGGGACTTGATGCAATCTTTGTCAACAATAACCAATTTACTGGTGAGCTTCCACAAAATTTGCCTAGTTCCCCTGCCTCTGTCATCAATTTAGCCAATAACAGGTTCACTGGAAGTATCCCAGCTGGTCTTGCCTTCACCAATTCCAGATTAAAGGAGATTCTGTTGCTCAATAACCAGTTAACAGGTTGCATTCCACAGGGAATTGGGCTGTTTTCTGATTTGCAAGTTTTTGATGTAAGTTATAACTCATTGATGGGTCATTTGCCAGATTCTATATCTTGTTTAAATGGGATTGAGGTTCTTAATTTGGCTCACAATGAGCTTTCTGGAGAACTGCCGGACTTAGTTTGTTCTCTTAAAAGCCTGATGAATCTGACGGTggctttcaatttcttttctggGTTTAGCCAGCAATGTGCCAAATTGTTTTTCAGAAATGTGGGGTTTGATTTTGCATCAAATTGCATTCCTGGAAGAGACCTGCAGAGACCTCAGCCAGACTGCTCCTCCATTCCTGGAGGAGGACTGAGCTGTCTGAGAGTTCCTTCTGTACAGCCTCTTGTTTGTGGGTCATTACTTGGTAACTCAGCTCATCAAACTCCATGA